From the Pirellulales bacterium genome, the window GCCGCACTCTATCAAGAACGGACCGGGCAGGTCACCACGCGTGAAGTGATCGACCGTTGCCTCGAGGACCTGGCGCAAGCCAAGGAACGCTGGCGCGAGCTGGCTTTGGACCGGCGGATTGCCCTGGCCCAGGGCTGCCTCGAAGGCGCGATCGCCGCCACCGAGCGGTGGGTCACCGAGGCGTGCCGCGCCAAGGGCATCGAGCCGGGCACGCCGCTCGAGGGGGAAGAGATGGCCGCCGGCCCCTTGGCCACCGTGCGCTATCTAACGCTGTTGATCCGCTCGCTCTCGGACATCGAACGGCGCGGCGCCGTCCGACTCCCCGGCAAGATCGACACGACGAAGACCGGTCAACTGCGCGTGCAGGTGTTCCCCACACGCGGGCTGTTCGATTCGGTGCTCTTCGCCGGCTTTCGCGCCGAAGTGTGGATGCAGCCCGGCGTGACGCGAGAAAATCTCGCCGAGCACATGGCCTTGTACGTTCGGCCTGGCAGCGCCCCGGCCGGCATCGCCCTGGTACTGGGGGCGGGCAATGTCAGCAGCATCGCGCCGACCGATGCCTTCAGCAAGCTGTTCCAGGAAGGCAAGGTCGTGCTGCTGAAGATGAATCCGGTCAACGAATACCTGGGCGGGATTTTCGCGCAGGCGTTCGCACCGCTCGTCGAGGCCGGCTTCTTGCGAATCATCTACGGTGGCGCCGAAGTCGGCACCTACGCCGTCGAACACGAGCTGGTCGACGAAGTGCACATCACGGGCTCGATCTTTTCGCATGAAACGATCGTCTGGGGTCCGCCGGGCGCCGATCGCGAGCGGCGCAAGGCCGAAGGGGCCGCGCGGCTGCAAAAGCGCATCACGAGCGAGCTGGGGAACGTCACGCCGTGGATCGTGATCCCGGGGCCGTACACTGATCGCGAACTGACGTTTCAGGCGGAGAACGTGGCGGCGATGATCACCAACAACGCCTCGTTCAATTGCATCGCGACGAAGATGATCGTCACCAGCCGCCAGTGGCCGCAGCGGCAGCAATTCCTCGACAAGATCGATGCCGTGCTCAGCCGCATCCCGCGGCGCCGCGCTTATTATCCGGGCGCCGAAGAGCGATTCACACGCTTCACGGGCCGTCCGCCCGAGGCAGGTCCGGCCGGCACACTTCCTTGGACCTTGGTGCGCGATGCACAGCCCGATCGCGACCCGCAATTCTTCGAGGAAGAATCGTTCGTGTGCGTGTGCGCCGAAACGGCGCTCGACGTGCGCAGCGACGAGGAGTTCGTCGAGAACGTCGCCAACTTCGTCAATGATCGGCTGTGGGGTAACCTCGGCGCCGGCATGATGGTGCATCCGAAGTTCCGCCGCCAGCCGGGAAACGAAGATCGCTTTCAGGACCTGGTCGGCCGGCTGCGCTTCGGCACGATCGGCATCAATCACTGGCCGGCCCTCAGCTACGCCCTCATGTGTACGCCCTGGGGAGGATTTCCCGAAGGAACGCTCGAGGACCCCAAGAGCGGGCTGGGCTGGGTCCACAATACGTACCTGCTCGACGCGGCGCAAAAAACCGTCATCGAAGGGCCACTGACGATGATGCCCAAGCCGTTCTGGTTCCCCACGCACAAGACGGCCAACATCCTGGCCCGCAAGACGGTCGATCTGACGCACCGGCCGAGCGTGTGGAAGCTGCCGGGGCTGATGCTGCCGGCGCTACGAGGGTAAGAGGGACGGTTCACTCTCGAGCCGGTGTGCCCGGTTGACGCGTGCGCTCCCGGAGTGCAGGCTACTCGTGCGCGTCGTAATTGCCGTTCCGATTGCACGGCGTGCGCAGACCGTCGTCCCGCCACCCACCTCGGGAACCGCCATCATGACTCCCGCTCGCAGTCTCGTTTCGATTCGCCCTGCTCATCGCCTTGTCACAGCGGCCGCCGTACTGTCGGTCGCCCTGCTCGTGCTGCCGAACGTGACGCATGCGCAAATCGCCGTGGCCGAGCCTGAGTACAAGGGGAACGATCGCATCGAAGCGTGGGAAGGCAAAACGGTGCTCGTCGTCACGCCGCATCCGGATGACGAGACGTTTACCTCAGGCGGGCTGTTGGCCCTGCTGGCTGCGCGGAAGAACAACGTGCAGATTCTCATCTACACGACCGACAACGCCGGCTCGAACGATCCGACCATGACCAAGGAGCGACTGGCCCAGATCCGCCGCCAAGAGGAAGAAGATTCCTGCGCGATTCTCGGCATTCCCAAGGATCACATTACCTGGCTGGGCCATGACGACGGCATGCTTGAATACGTCGATCGCCGCGAACTGACCAAGCAGGTGGCTCGCGAGGTTCGCCGCATCCGGCCCGACGCTGTGTTATCGATCGACCCCGGCGCACCCTACGAACAGTGGCACAAGAGCGACCATCGCAGCGCCGCCGTGATCACGGTCGACGGCATGCGGGCCGCGGCGTGGCGGCTGTATTTTCCGGAACTGGAGCGCGAGGGGCTGAAGGCCCACAAGGTGCCGGTCGCGTTCTTTTTCTATTCGAACCAGCCGAACTACGAGGTCGACATTACCGACCTGGCCCAGAAAAAAGCCCAAGCGGCGGCGGCGCACACCAGCCAGTTCGGCACCATGGTCACGAGCTACGACGACAACAAGCTGGCCGAACGCCGTGACAGCCTGGCCAAGATGCTGTTGGCCACGCGCGTGGTCCGCCGCGAAGATGGGCGAATCGTGGAGAAGTTCCGCCGCTCGACGGCGTATGGCGAGTGAGCGCTGAGCGCGGAGTGACGAGCGATGAACGGAGTTGTAATAGTCTGCAAAGCGGTGCTTCCGCAGGAACACCTACAGGTTGTCGAACGATGATTTGGCAAACGTGGCGCATCAGGATGTTCGTGTGGCTGGCAATTGCATTGTGCGCGATCGGCGTAGTTCGCGATGCGACGGCGGAAGAACCGGCGGCGAAAAACTCGAATCTGAAGATTCTCACCTGGAATATTCAGATGCTGCCGACGTTCGGCTTCCTGAGCGAGGATTTGCAGAAGAAGCAAGCTTTGCGCGCTCCCTGGATCATCGAATACCTCAACCAGCAGGATTACGACATTGTCGCCCTGGAAGAAGTGATCGACCGCACGATCACTGAAGAGCTTAAGGCAGGCCTGAAAAGCCAATATCCGCATATCGTCGCGCCGCCTTCGAAGTCCGGTATCTCGGGC encodes:
- a CDS encoding aldehyde dehydrogenase family protein; the encoded protein is MSIATSAALYQERTGQVTTREVIDRCLEDLAQAKERWRELALDRRIALAQGCLEGAIAATERWVTEACRAKGIEPGTPLEGEEMAAGPLATVRYLTLLIRSLSDIERRGAVRLPGKIDTTKTGQLRVQVFPTRGLFDSVLFAGFRAEVWMQPGVTRENLAEHMALYVRPGSAPAGIALVLGAGNVSSIAPTDAFSKLFQEGKVVLLKMNPVNEYLGGIFAQAFAPLVEAGFLRIIYGGAEVGTYAVEHELVDEVHITGSIFSHETIVWGPPGADRERRKAEGAARLQKRITSELGNVTPWIVIPGPYTDRELTFQAENVAAMITNNASFNCIATKMIVTSRQWPQRQQFLDKIDAVLSRIPRRRAYYPGAEERFTRFTGRPPEAGPAGTLPWTLVRDAQPDRDPQFFEEESFVCVCAETALDVRSDEEFVENVANFVNDRLWGNLGAGMMVHPKFRRQPGNEDRFQDLVGRLRFGTIGINHWPALSYALMCTPWGGFPEGTLEDPKSGLGWVHNTYLLDAAQKTVIEGPLTMMPKPFWFPTHKTANILARKTVDLTHRPSVWKLPGLMLPALRG
- a CDS encoding PIG-L deacetylase family protein: MTPARSLVSIRPAHRLVTAAAVLSVALLVLPNVTHAQIAVAEPEYKGNDRIEAWEGKTVLVVTPHPDDETFTSGGLLALLAARKNNVQILIYTTDNAGSNDPTMTKERLAQIRRQEEEDSCAILGIPKDHITWLGHDDGMLEYVDRRELTKQVAREVRRIRPDAVLSIDPGAPYEQWHKSDHRSAAVITVDGMRAAAWRLYFPELEREGLKAHKVPVAFFFYSNQPNYEVDITDLAQKKAQAAAAHTSQFGTMVTSYDDNKLAERRDSLAKMLLATRVVRREDGRIVEKFRRSTAYGE